The proteins below come from a single Holdemania massiliensis genomic window:
- a CDS encoding phage capsid protein — MSIQNFIPTIWSARLLNHLDKSHVYLNLLNRDYEGEIKNFGDTVKINQVGDVSIKDYTKGTDIDAPEDITGEQQELKIDQAKYFNFAVDDVDNAQTNPKLMDKAMQRAAYAMNDVVDAFAANLLAINVHADNAIGTNEAPIVPTKADAYDYLVDLNTKLTEANVAKMGRWVVIPAFYHGLLLKDDRFVGNGTDYNQAILEGGEVGKAAGFTVYVSNNVPHTEGAKYKVIAGTTEAGSYAEQILNTEAYRPEKRFSDAVKGLHTYGAKVLQSKCIAVLTCNKA, encoded by the coding sequence ATGTCTATTCAGAATTTTATCCCTACCATTTGGAGCGCTCGTTTACTGAACCATTTGGACAAAAGCCACGTTTATTTAAACCTGCTCAACCGCGATTATGAAGGCGAAATCAAAAACTTTGGTGACACCGTTAAGATTAATCAGGTCGGTGACGTGTCGATTAAGGACTACACCAAAGGCACAGACATCGATGCACCGGAAGACATCACCGGCGAACAGCAGGAGCTGAAGATCGACCAGGCGAAGTATTTTAACTTTGCTGTGGATGATGTCGATAATGCACAGACCAATCCAAAGCTGATGGATAAAGCAATGCAGCGCGCGGCCTATGCAATGAACGATGTTGTTGACGCCTTTGCGGCAAACTTGCTGGCGATCAATGTCCATGCCGACAACGCGATCGGAACCAACGAAGCGCCGATCGTGCCAACAAAAGCGGATGCCTACGACTACCTAGTTGATCTGAACACGAAGCTGACAGAAGCCAACGTTGCCAAGATGGGGCGCTGGGTTGTCATTCCAGCCTTTTACCATGGTCTGCTGCTGAAGGATGACCGTTTTGTCGGCAATGGTACGGATTACAACCAGGCAATCCTGGAAGGCGGTGAGGTTGGTAAGGCAGCTGGATTCACAGTTTATGTATCGAACAACGTGCCGCACACTGAAGGAGCGAAGTACAAGGTTATTGCGGGTACCACAGAAGCGGGATCTTATGCGGAACAGATCCTGAATACGGAAGCCTACCGCCCAGAGAAGCGCTTTTCGGATGCCGTTAAGGGTCTGCATACTTATGGCGCAAAGGTGCTGCAGAGCAAGTGCATTGCCGTCTTAACTTGCAATAAAGCGTAA
- a CDS encoding phage tail protein translates to MLANGIKLGYKETAEAAEFTDLTGLKEVPELGSDPEKVDNTDLAADVKQYEMGIGDAGDMEYKFKYVNTANSSYRKLRTAADSKKVYPFQQTMPDGTKYQFDAQVNVKVGGGGVNAAIEFTASMALQSKITVVDPTE, encoded by the coding sequence ATGCTTGCCAATGGAATTAAGTTAGGCTACAAAGAAACTGCGGAAGCCGCAGAGTTTACCGATCTGACAGGGTTGAAGGAAGTGCCGGAACTTGGTTCGGATCCAGAGAAAGTAGATAACACCGATTTAGCTGCTGATGTAAAGCAGTACGAAATGGGAATCGGTGATGCCGGGGATATGGAGTATAAGTTCAAGTATGTGAATACGGCTAATTCCTCTTATCGAAAACTGCGGACTGCTGCAGATAGTAAGAAGGTTTATCCTTTCCAGCAGACGATGCCGGACGGAACTAAGTATCAGTTTGATGCGCAGGTCAACGTCAAAGTTGGAGGCGGTGGCGTGAATGCCGCGATTGAATTTACAGCGTCGATGGCGCTGCAGAGTAAGATCACAGTTGTGGATCCGACGGA
- a CDS encoding HK97-gp10 family putative phage morphogenesis protein — translation MKKLLDQLDAVSDNAQDVLLKSMKRAAGFVRDDARLRVPFKTGDLRRRIHSRTTKTETGVRSVVSVSSEYGAYVEFGTGPRGEENHEGISPELNPHYSQTGWTIPASAMSEKDAQDYGLGIAKKDGKVIGYYTKGMPARPYMYPALKDNEDQINKNVAKDLKKAIKEAAK, via the coding sequence TTGAAAAAACTGTTGGATCAGCTGGATGCCGTGTCAGATAACGCCCAGGACGTCCTGTTAAAGTCCATGAAAAGGGCTGCAGGTTTTGTCCGCGATGACGCTCGATTACGTGTACCGTTTAAAACAGGGGATCTGCGGCGCAGGATTCACAGCCGTACGACGAAAACAGAAACAGGTGTAAGGTCAGTCGTCTCTGTCAGCTCTGAATATGGCGCTTATGTCGAATTCGGCACGGGTCCACGGGGTGAAGAAAATCACGAGGGGATCTCGCCAGAACTGAATCCGCATTACTCGCAAACAGGATGGACAATACCGGCCAGCGCTATGTCTGAAAAAGACGCACAGGACTATGGGCTGGGAATTGCCAAAAAAGATGGCAAAGTGATCGGGTATTATACCAAAGGTATGCCAGCACGACCTTACATGTATCCGGCGCTGAAGGATAACGAGGATCAGATCAATAAAAACGTGGCCAAGGATCTCAAAAAAGCAATCAAGGAGGCAGCGAAATGA
- a CDS encoding DUF4355 domain-containing protein, giving the protein MDLFLKRLPLNIQLFAEGDGSNVGGTEGSAGTEGSQGAGGTTGSLDDILKAFKPEDVLNHPSFKSVLDSRIGSATSTALANARTRWEAEQNENLSEAEKLAKMTKEERERYQFKKDQEKFAAERSKFEHEKLIVEAAKELTGKGIDATLASFVVGKDADETKKNLEAFEKSYNAAVEAAVNDKLKGGVPPKKAPANTTTYTDDQLRNMTPEQINANWDAVVASMKK; this is encoded by the coding sequence ATGGATTTATTTTTGAAGCGATTACCACTCAACATCCAGCTGTTTGCGGAGGGGGACGGCAGTAATGTCGGAGGTACCGAAGGATCAGCTGGCACAGAAGGAAGTCAAGGCGCCGGGGGAACTACAGGAAGCCTTGACGATATTTTAAAGGCGTTCAAGCCAGAGGACGTCTTGAATCATCCGTCATTTAAATCGGTTCTGGACAGCCGGATCGGATCAGCGACCAGCACAGCACTGGCGAATGCCAGAACACGCTGGGAAGCAGAGCAGAACGAAAATCTAAGTGAAGCTGAAAAGCTGGCCAAGATGACCAAAGAAGAACGGGAACGGTATCAATTCAAAAAAGATCAAGAAAAGTTTGCGGCTGAACGATCCAAGTTTGAACATGAAAAGCTGATCGTTGAAGCTGCGAAAGAATTAACAGGAAAAGGAATTGATGCCACACTTGCGAGCTTTGTTGTTGGCAAGGACGCGGATGAAACAAAAAAGAACCTGGAAGCCTTTGAAAAATCCTACAACGCTGCAGTGGAAGCTGCGGTCAACGATAAGCTTAAAGGTGGAGTGCCACCAAAGAAAGCTCCAGCCAACACAACAACTTACACTGATGATCAGTTACGGAATATGACGCCGGAACAGATCAATGCCAACTGGGACGCTGTTGTTGCGTCCATGAAAAAATAG
- a CDS encoding phage head-tail connector protein, with amino-acid sequence MKTPAEVITALTGCKNADLVAVVLEAAEQTILSLTNRTKLISPLESARRDLAVVMINRLGTEGESSRSEGGISVSFEDMPKAIQTVIETYRLARVGGHAFEAVPNQEV; translated from the coding sequence ATGAAAACCCCTGCAGAAGTAATCACTGCGTTAACCGGCTGTAAAAACGCTGACCTGGTTGCGGTCGTTTTGGAAGCTGCAGAACAGACGATCTTAAGCTTGACCAACCGCACAAAGCTGATCTCGCCGTTAGAATCTGCACGGCGGGATCTTGCGGTTGTGATGATCAACCGATTGGGTACAGAAGGCGAATCCAGCCGCAGCGAGGGCGGCATCAGCGTTAGTTTTGAAGACATGCCGAAGGCAATCCAGACGGTGATTGAAACCTATAGATTAGCGAGGGTGGGCGGCCATGCGTTTGAGGCAGTGCCGAATCAAGAAGTATAG